One part of the Gossypium raimondii isolate GPD5lz chromosome 1, ASM2569854v1, whole genome shotgun sequence genome encodes these proteins:
- the LOC105778568 gene encoding UDP-glycosyltransferase 79B2: protein MSKSGCSKLHIAMFPWVAYGHFIPYLHLSNKLAHKGHKISFFLPKGVQPKLENLNQYPNLIRFFPLHIPHVDGLPPGAETTSVVPMNQQKYLAFAVDQTRDQVEGILKVIKPDMVFYDFWFWIPDLARQLGILPIFYVVVSSMIMSIGPSTKTLTKEMTVEEVTKLPPDYPSSIVKFKAEEAAVLLFGAEDFGSELSFGERIRTAVSGSDAIAFRTCRETEGPFCDYVARGYGKPVLLSGPCFPETKTQQLDEKWVSWLSQFEPGSVVFCSFGSQSVLQKDEFQELVLGFELCGLPFLVALKPPQGFPTVEEALPEGFQDRVGGRGLVYGGWVPQEQLLHHPNIGCFVNHCGYGTMWEFLLSDCQIVLIPEIGDQILNTRLMVEELKIGVEVERGKNREVSKESLSEAIKFVMDKDNETANMMKRNHAKLKQILSNRDLQEGYINNFIQALQDLVK, encoded by the coding sequence ATGAGCAAATCAGGCTGCTCAAAGCTTCACATCGCCATGTTTCCCTGGGTTGCATATGGTCATTTCATTCCCTACCTTCATCTCTCAAATAAGTTGGCTCATAAAGGCCataaaatttccttctttctgcCCAAAGGAGTTCAACCAAAGCTTGAAAACCTGAACCAATACCCCAACTTGATTCGGTTCTTTCCTCTACATATACCCCATGTCGATGGCCTCCCTCCAGGTGCTGAAACTACATCTGTTGTTCCTATGAACCAACAAAAATACCTTGCTTTTGCCGTAGATCAAACCAGGGACCAAGTTGAAGGAATCTTAAAGGTTATAAAACCTGATATGGTTTTTTATGATTTCTGGTTTTGGATCCCAGACTTGGCTCGCCAGCTTGGGATCCTCCCCATATTCTATGTAGTGGTTTCCTCGATGATCATGTCGATTGGGCCAAGCACCAAGACTCTAACCAAAGAAATGACTGTAGAAGAGGTGACGAAATTGCCTCCTGATTACCCTTCTTCCATTGTGAAATTCAAAGCTGAAGAGGCTGCTGTATTGTTGTTTGGGGCTGAGGATTTCGGGAGTGAACTGTCGTTTGGGGAACGGATAAGGACTGCTGTGAGTGGAAGTGATGCTATTGCCTTCAGGACTTGCCGTGAAACCGAGGGACCATTTTGCGACTATGTTGCTCGAGGATATGGGAAGCCTGTTTTGTTATCAGGGCCTTGCTTCCCTGAAACAAAGACCCAACAGCTTGATGAGAAATGGGTTAGTTGGTTAAGCCAGTTCGAGCCAGGTTCTGTTGTGTTTTGCTCATTTGGAAGCCAGAGTGTGTTACAGAAGGACGAGTTCCAGGAGTTGGTGCTTGGGTTTGAGCTATGTGGGCTACCATTTTTGGTAGCTTTAAAGCCACCCCAAGGATTCCCGACTGTTGAAGAAGCTCTGCCGGAGGGGTTTCAAGATAGGGTTGGAGGAAGAGGGTTGGTGTATGGAGGTTGGGTTCCACAAGAGCAGCTATTGCACCACCCTAACATCGGCTGTTTCGTTAACCACTGTGGGTATGGAACGATGTGGGAGTTTTTGCTTAGTGACTGCCAAATCGTGTTGATTCCTGAAATTGGGGATCAAATTTTGAACACCAGATTAATGGTGGAAGAACTCAAGATTGGAGTTGAAGTGGAGAGAGGTAAAAACAGGGAGGTTTCAAAGGAGTCATTGAGTGAAGCCATCAAGTTTGTGATGGACAAGGACAATGAAACAGCTAATATGATGAAGAGAAACCATGCTAAGCTGAAGCAAATACTATCTAACAGGGATCTTCAAGAAGGATATATCAACAATTTCATCCAAGCTCTGCAAGATCTTGTCAAATAG
- the LOC105778586 gene encoding UDP-glycosyltransferase 79B6: MKLNHRSHCASKKRKMSKSGHSKLHIAMFPWVAYGHFIPFLHLSNKLAHKGHQISFFLPKGVQPKLENLNQYPNLIRFFPLHIPHVDGLPPGAETTSVVPMNQQKYLAFAVDQTRDQVEGILKVIKPDMVFYDFWFWIPDLARQLGILPIFYVVVSSMSMGLNTKVLTKEMTVEEVMELPPGYPLSTVKLKPEEAAVMLFEAEDFGSGLSFRERIRTAVKGSDAIAFRTCSEIEEPFCDFVAEGFGKPVLLSGPCLPETNTQQLDEEWVSWLSQFEPGSVVFCSFGSQSVLQKDEFQELVLGFELCGLPFLVALKPPQGFSTVEEALPEGFQDRVGGRGLVYGGWVPQEQLLHHPNIGCFVNHCGYGTMWEFLLSDCQIVLIPEIGDQILNTRLMANELKIGVEVERGKNREVPKESLSEAIKFVMDKDNETANMMKRNHAKLKQILSNRDLQEGYINNFIKALQDLVK, from the exons ATGAAACTGAATCATAG ATCACATTGTGcaagcaaaaaaagaaagatgagcAAATCAGGCCACTCAAAGCTTCACATCGCCATGTTTCCATGGGTTGCCTATGGTCATTTCATCCCCTTCCTTCATCTTTCTAATAAGCTGGCTCATAAAGGCCAccaaatttccttctttctgcCCAAAGGAGTTCAACCAAAGCTTGAAAACCTGAACCAATACCCCAACTTGATTCGGTTCTTTCCTCTACATATACCCCATGTCGATGGCCTCCCTCCAGGTGCTGAAACTACATCTGTTGTTCCTATGAACCAACAAAAATACCTTGCTTTTGCCGTAGATCAAACCAGGGACCAAGTTGAAGGAATCTTAAAGGTTATAAAACCTGATATGGTTTTTTATGATTTCTGGTTTTGGATCCCAGACTTGGCTCGCCAGCTTGGGATCCTCCCCATATTCTATGTAGTGGTTTCCTCAATGTCGATGGGGTTAAACACCAAGGTACTAACCAAAGAAATGACTGTAGAAGAGGTGATGGAATTGCCTCCTGGTTACCCCCTTTCCACAGTGAAACTCAAACCTGAAGAGGCTGCTGTAATGTTGTTTGAGGCTGAGGATTTCGGAAGTGGACTGTCGTTTCGGGAACGGATAAGGACTGCTGTGAAAGGAAGTGATGCCATTGCCTTCAGGACTTGCAGTGAAATCGAGGAACCATTTTGTGACTTTGTCGCTGAAGGATTTGGGAAGCCTGTTTTGTTGTCAGGGCCTTGTTTGCCTGAAACGAATACCCAACAGCTTGATGAGGAATGGGTTAGTTGGTTGAGCCAGTTCGAGCCAGGGTCTGTTGTGTTTTGCTCATTTGGAAGCCAGAGTGTGTTGCAGAAGGATGAGTTCCAGGAGTTGGTGCTTGGGTTTGAGCTATGTGGGCTACCATTTTTGGTAGCTTTAAAGCCACCCCAAGGATTCTCGACTGTTGAAGAAGCACTGCCGGAGGGGTTTCAAGATAGGGTTGGAGGAAGAGGGTTGGTGTATGGAGGTTGGGTTCCACAAGAGCAGCTATTGCACCACCCTAACATCGGCTGTTTCGTTAACCACTGTGGGTATGGAACGATGTGGGAGTTTTTGCTTAGTGACTGCCAAATCGTGTTAATACCTGAAATAGGGGATCAAATTTTGAACACCAGGTTGATGGCGAATGAACTCAAGATTGGGGTGGAAGTGGAGAGAGGTAAAAACAGGGAGGTTCCAAAGGAGTCATTGAGTGAAGCCATCAAGTTTGTGATGGACAAGGACAATGAAACAGCTAATATGATGAAGAGAAACCATGCTAAGCTGAAGCAAATACTATCTAATAGGGATCTTCAAGAAGGATATATCAACAATTTCATCAAAGCTCTACAAGATCTTGTCAAATAG
- the LOC105778551 gene encoding UDP-glycosyltransferase 79B2 has product MQRSSPSCKSHWIVFCVLPRWEHALIHIPYQKKKKMGKSGYSKLHIAMFPWVAYGHFIPFLHLSNKLAHKGHQISFILPKGVQPKLENMNQYPNLIQFVPLVIPHVDGLPPGAETTSVVPLNQQKYLAFSVDQTRDQVEGILGALKPDMVFYDFWFWIPDLARQLGIQPIFYVVVSSMIMSLGSNIRTLTKEMTVEEVTKLPPDYPSSTVKFKAEEAAALLFEAEDFGSGLSFGERIRTAVSGSDAIAFRTCRETEGPFCDYVARGFGKPVLLSGPCLPETKTQQLDEKWVSWLSQFEPGSVVFCSLGSQSVLQKDEFQELLLGFELCGLPFLLALKPPQGCSTVEEALPEGFQDRVGGRGLVYGGWVPQEQLLHHPNIGCFVNHCGYGTMWEFLLSDCQVVLIPEIGDQILNTRLMANELKIGVEVERGKNREVPKESLSEAIKFVMDKDNETANMMKRNHAKLKQMLSNRDLQEGYINNFIQALQDLSNRKSKLQNKMNKPDDVW; this is encoded by the exons ATGCAGCGTAGTTCACCATCATGTAAAAGCCATTGGATTGTTTTCTGTGTCTTGCCACGTTGGGAGCATGCACTAATCCACATTCCATAT caaaagaaaaaaaagatgggAAAATCAGGCTACTCAAAGCTTCACATCGCCATGTTTCCCTGGGTTGCATATGGTCATTTCATCCCCTTCCTTCATCTCTCAAATAAGTTGGCTCATAAAGGCCATCAAATTTCCTTCATTTTGCCTAAAGGAGTGCAACCAAAGCTGGAAAACATGAACCAATACCCCAACTTGATTCAATTCGTCCCTCTAGTTATACCTCATGTCGATGGCCTCCCTCCAGGTGCTGAAACTACATCTGTTGTTCCTCTGAACCAACAAAAATACCTTGCTTTTTCTGTAGATCAAACCAGGGACCAAGTTGAAGGCATCCTAGGGGCTTTAAAACCTGATATGGTTTTTTATGATTTCTGGTTTTGGATCCCAGACTTGGCTCGCCAACTTGGGATCCAGCCCATATTCTATGTAGTGGTTTCCTCGATGATCATGTCGTTAGGATCAAACATCAGGACGCTAACCAAAGAAATGACTGTAGAAGAGGTGACGAAATTGCCTCCCGATTACCCTTCTTCCACTGTGAAATTCAAAGCTGAAGAGGCTGCTGCTCTGTTGTTTGAGGCTGAGGATTTCGGGAGTGGACTGTCGTTTGGGGAACGGATAAGGACTGCTGTGAGTGGAAGTGATGCCATTGCCTTCAGGACTTGCCGTGAAACCGAGGGACCATTTTGCGACTATGTTGCTCGAGGATTTGGGAAGCCTGTTTTGTTGTCAGGGCCTTGCTTGCCTGAAACAAAGACCCAACAGCTTGATGAGAAATGGGTTAGCTGGTTAAGCCAGTTCGAGCCAGGTTCTGTTGTGTTTTGCTCTTTAGGAAGCCAGAGTGTGTTACAGAAGGACGAGTTCCAGGAGTTGTTGCTTGGCTTTGAGCTATGTGGGCTTCCATTTTTGTTAGCTTTAAAGCCACCCCAAGGATGCTCAACTGTTGAAGAAGCACTGCCGGAGGGGTTTCAAGATAGGGTTGGAGGAAGAGGGTTGGTGTATGGAGGTTGGGTTCCACAAGAGCAGCTATTGCACCACCCTAACATCGGCTGTTTCGTTAACCACTGTGGGTATGGAACGATGTGGGAGTTTTTGCTTAGTGACTGCCAAGTGGTGTTGATACCTGAAATAGGGGATCAAATTTTGAACACCAGGTTGATGGCGAATGAACTCAAGATTGGGGTGGAAGTGGAGAGAGGTAAAAACAGGGAGGTTCCAAAGGAGTCATTGAGTGAAGCCATCAAGTTTGTGATGGACAAGGACAATGAAACAGCTAATATGATGAAGAGAAACCATGCTAAGCTGAAGCAAATGCTATCTAACAGGGATCTTCAAGAAGGATATATCAACAATTTCATTCAAGCTCTGCAAGATTTGTCAAATAGAAAGTCCAAGTtgcaaaacaaaatgaataaacCCGATGATGTTTGGTAG
- the LOC105778529 gene encoding probable E3 ubiquitin-protein ligase ZFP1 produces the protein MGQRNMRSPIDLEIDQQGQEYLQHEPCVYLGGTTNYPSPDIPMTITAPGNTTNLDAHPLPEHYDNSMFYGIPMYPGVQHHHHSPNLDLGIGSASNFYGPYVPTPSSSVPINHGIPDQMPSSSNYRVHGVSADEYARNCHFMDNVRGLYKRKNSEGIPGNFQQFNASSSSSSSVTPLNTRNRDGVGTVDAASFTRSQYRGNGLPPIREAGPQRSVRNRLGANAVDPVLMQSGNPYFQGNYLGQPFQPTITDGGASAWTQAPGVPYMHGSNIGGPMETRHRSSSNFSHSPLDFRNPNFHHHVPPIEGARGHGINVHPQVAPVPYCFPASYASQSTMNPSQDGLDVGRRHFGPVPPTGFRIYHSRRESGALPESSLRHRNLPHLRVLPPDGVAVLEFPEFYEEVGNLIDHHRDMRLDIEDMSYEELLALGERIGNVNTGLSEEIMRRKLKTRSYSTFATNINLEEAAPVEQEPDFCTICQEDYKNQEKIGTLDCGHEYHASCLRKWLLVKNVCPICKSQALAT, from the exons ATGGGCCAAAGGAATATGCGAAGCCCTATTGATTTAGAAATCGATCAACAAGGCCAGGAATACCTCCAGCATGAACCTTGCGTCTATTTGGGTGGGACAACGAACTACCCATCACCTGATATCCCAATGACCATCACAGCTCCAGGGAACACAACTAACCTTGATGCGCATCCCTTACCTGAGCATTATGACAACAGTATGTTTTATGGGATCCCCATGTACCCTGGTgttcagcatcatcatcattccCCAAATCTTGATCTTGGTATCGGGAGTGCCTCGAACTTTTATGGTCCCTATGTGCCTACCCCTTCATCCAGTGTTCCTATAAATCATGGAATCCCAGACCAGATGCCATCATCCAGCAACTATCGTGTCCATGGAGTTTCTGCTGATGAATATGCAAGGAATTGCCACTTCATGGATAACGTTAGAGGCTTGTATAAGAGAAAGAATTCTGAAGGGATCCCAGGAAATTTTCAGCAGTTTAATGCCTCATCAAGCTCTAGCTCCTCTGTTACACCATTAAATACTAGGAACCGTGATGGGGTTGGCACAGTGGATGCTGCATCCTTTACTAGGTCTCAATATAGGGGAAATGGCCTTCCACCAATTAGAGAAGCAGGACCTCAAAGAAGTGTGAGGAACAGATTAGGGGCAAATGCAGTGGATCCTGTTTTGATGCAAAGTGGCAACCCTTATTTTCAAGGAAATTACTTGGGTCAACCTTTTCAGCCGACAATAACAGATGGAGGTGCCTCAGCTTGGACTCAGGCTCCTGGTGTTCCTTATATGCATG GTAGCAATATTGGTGGACCTATGGAGACTAGGCACAGAAGTTCCTCAAATTTCTCACATTCTCCCCTTGACTTTCGGAACCCAAACTTTCATCATCATGTGCCTCCTATCGAAGGAGCAAGAGGCCATGGCATTAATGTCCATCCGCAAGTAGCACCAGTTCCTTATTGCTTTCCAGCAAGTTATGCTTCACAGAGCACCATGAATCCCTCACAGGATGGTTTGGATGTCGGGCGTAGGCATTTTGGACCAGTTCCACCTACTGGCTTTAGGATATATCATTCTCGCCGGGAAAGTGGTGCTTTACCTGAGTCATCTCTGAGACACCGCAATCTTCCTCACCTGAGAGTTCTCCCACCTGAT GGAGTTGCCGTACTTGAGTTCCCagaattttatgaagaagttGGCAATCTTATTGATCATCACAGAGATATGCGCTTGGATATAGAGGATATGTCTTACGAG GAGTTGCTCGCTCTGGGAGAGCGGATTGGCAATGTGAACACCGGTTTATCAGAAGAAATCATGAGacgtaaattgaaaacaagaTCGTATTCGACATTCGCTACAAATATTAATCTGGAAGAAGCGGCACCCGTTGAACAGGAACCtgatttttgtacaatttgcCAG GAGGATTATAAGAACCAAGAGAAAATCGGAACCCTTGATTGTGGACACGAGTACCATGCAAGTTGCTTAAGAAAGTGGCTGCTCGTGAAGAACGTATGCCCCATATGCAAATCACAGGCATTAGCCACATAA
- the LOC105778623 gene encoding uncharacterized protein LOC105778623 has translation MGRGKFKGKPTGHRHFSTPEELLAGSSARPRTFKKEEAEVEEEEERSEEEVEEEPEKRKGTQGLIEIENPNLAKRKNVKAKDLVMGKTTELSRREREEIEKQKAHERYMKLQEQGKTEQARKDLERLALIRKQRAEAAKKREEEKAVREQKKVEARK, from the exons ATGGGAAGAGGGAAATTCAAGGGCAAACCAACCGGGCACCGCCATTTCTCTACTCCCGAAGAGCTCC TTGCTGGTAGCTCTGCTCGTCCCCGTACTTTTAAGAAG GAAGAAGCTGAAgtggaggaagaagaagaacgGTCTGAAGAGGAAGTAGAAGAAGAGCCTGAG AAACGAAAAGGGACCCAAGGGCTTATTGAGATTGAGAATCCAAATTTGGCCAAACGAAAGAATGTCAAAGCTAAAGATCTTGTT ATGGGCAAAACAACTGAACTATCAAGGCGTGAAAG AGAGGAAATAGAAAAGCAAAAGGCACATGAACGATATATGAAGCTGCAGGAACAAGGGAAAACTGAACAAGCAAGAAAGGATTTAG AGCGCTTAGCCCTGATAAGGAAACAACGGGCAGAGGCTGCTAAGAAGAGAGAGGAAGAGAAGGCTG TGAGAGAACAGAAGAAAGTTGAAGCTCGCAAATAA
- the LOC105778652 gene encoding transcription elongation factor 1 homolog isoform X1, with translation MGKRKSRAKPPPKKRMDKLDTVFSCPFCNHGTGVECRLDMKNLIGEAICRICQESFCTTITALTEPIDIYSEWIDECEKVNNFEDHDA, from the exons ATGGGGAAAAGGAAGTCGAGGGCAAAGCCACCACCTAAGAAGAGAATGGACAAGCTTGATACTGTTTTCAGTTGTCCCTTTTGCAACCATGGAACCGGTGTTGAATGCCGCTT GGATATGAAGAACTTGATTGGTGAAGCAATTTGTAGGATTTGTCAAGAAAGCTTTTGCACCACCATTACAG CTTTGACAGAACCTATAGACAT ATACAGTGAATGGATCGATGAATGTGAAAAGGTCAACAACTTTGAAGACCACGATGCTTAG
- the LOC105778652 gene encoding transcription elongation factor 1 homolog isoform X2, producing the protein MGKRKSRAKPPPKKRMDKLDTVFSCPFCNHGTGVECRLDMKNLIGEAICRICQESFCTTITDTVNGSMNVKRSTTLKTTMLRKH; encoded by the exons ATGGGGAAAAGGAAGTCGAGGGCAAAGCCACCACCTAAGAAGAGAATGGACAAGCTTGATACTGTTTTCAGTTGTCCCTTTTGCAACCATGGAACCGGTGTTGAATGCCGCTT GGATATGAAGAACTTGATTGGTGAAGCAATTTGTAGGATTTGTCAAGAAAGCTTTTGCACCACCATTACAG ATACAGTGAATGGATCGATGAATGTGAAAAGGTCAACAACTTTGAAGACCACGATGCTTAGGAAACATTGA
- the LOC105778671 gene encoding protein SAWADEE HOMEODOMAIN HOMOLOG 2 isoform X1, whose translation MGRPPSNGGPAFRFTQTELLLWLSLKVAGMETVLQEHHNQMPAREILESLAEKFSESTERKGRTIVQFKQVWNWFQNRRYAIRAKSSKVPGKLNVTSMPRDDSNPVRNVLQPVAAPMPPPMAAPMSTAMPATTVPVATRHMSESFMEFEAKSSRDGAWYDVATFLAHRYMETGDPEVQVRFAGFGPEEDEWVKVRKHLRQRSLPCEASECVAVLPGDLILCFQEGKDQALYFDAHVLDAQRRRHDVRGCRCRFLVRYDHDQSEEIVPLRKVCRRPETDYRLQQLHASSNTEQKPSTNPPTATTPAEMMQKQRNRDVSRTPAPVGVSHANVSSIAAQTAKPESKNAAFTTTIATCTPAQNMQE comes from the exons ATGGGTCGGCCCCCTAGTAATGGTGGCCCTGCTTTCCGTTTCACCCAAACTGAG CTGCTTCTTTGGTTATCACTGAAG GTTGCAGGTATGGAGACTGTTCTCCAAGAGCATCATAATCAAATGCCAGCTCGGGAAATCCTTGAAAGTCTGGCGGAGAAGTTCAG TGAATCAACAGAACGGAAAGGGAGGACTATTGTGCAGTTTAAGCAA GTATGGAATTGGTTCCAAAATAGGCGCTATGCAATTAGGGCAAAATCAAGTAAGGTTCCTGGGAAGTTAAATGTTACATCTATGCCTCGGGATGATTCAAATCCTGTGAGAAATGTACTTCAACCTGTTGCTGCTCCCATGCCTCCCCCTATGGCTGCTCCAATGTCCACTGCTATGCCAGCCACTACAG TTCCTGTTGCCACAAGGCATATGTCAGAATCTTTCATGGAGTTTGAAGCTAAATCTTCAAGGGATGGTGCGTG GTATGATGTTGCAACCTTTTTGGCCCATAGATATATGGAAACAGGTGATCCG GAAGTACAGGTTCGTTTTGCTGGCTTTGGACCTGAGGAGGATGAGTGGGTTAAAGTTCGCAAGCATCTCAGGCAACGGTCCCTCCCATGTGAAGCATCCGAGTGTGTTGCAGTTCTTCCCGGGGACCTTATTCTTTGTTTTCAG GAAGGTAAAGACCAGGCCCTTTACTTTGATGCTCACGTCCTTGATGCGCAAAGGCGGAGGCATGATGTAAGAGGTTGTCGTTGTAGATTTTTGGTGCGATACGATCATGATCAATCTGAg GAAATTGTACCTTTGAGGAAGGTTTGCCGTCGGCCTGAAACCGATTACAGGCTGCAGCAACTGCATGCCTCAAGTAACACAGAGCAGAAACCTAGCACGAATCCTCCAACAGCCACCACTCCTGCCGAAATGATGCAGAAGCAGCGGAATCGAGATGTATCGAGGACACCAGCCCCAGTAGGAGTTTCCCATGCTAATGTTTCTTCCATAGCTGCACAAACTGCTAAGCCTGAATCTAAAAATGCTGCATTCACCACAACCATTGCTACCTGTACCCCTGCTCAAAACATGCAGGAATGA
- the LOC105778671 gene encoding protein SAWADEE HOMEODOMAIN HOMOLOG 2 isoform X2, which translates to MGRPPSNGGPAFRFTQTEVAGMETVLQEHHNQMPAREILESLAEKFSESTERKGRTIVQFKQVWNWFQNRRYAIRAKSSKVPGKLNVTSMPRDDSNPVRNVLQPVAAPMPPPMAAPMSTAMPATTVPVATRHMSESFMEFEAKSSRDGAWYDVATFLAHRYMETGDPEVQVRFAGFGPEEDEWVKVRKHLRQRSLPCEASECVAVLPGDLILCFQEGKDQALYFDAHVLDAQRRRHDVRGCRCRFLVRYDHDQSEEIVPLRKVCRRPETDYRLQQLHASSNTEQKPSTNPPTATTPAEMMQKQRNRDVSRTPAPVGVSHANVSSIAAQTAKPESKNAAFTTTIATCTPAQNMQE; encoded by the exons ATGGGTCGGCCCCCTAGTAATGGTGGCCCTGCTTTCCGTTTCACCCAAACTGAG GTTGCAGGTATGGAGACTGTTCTCCAAGAGCATCATAATCAAATGCCAGCTCGGGAAATCCTTGAAAGTCTGGCGGAGAAGTTCAG TGAATCAACAGAACGGAAAGGGAGGACTATTGTGCAGTTTAAGCAA GTATGGAATTGGTTCCAAAATAGGCGCTATGCAATTAGGGCAAAATCAAGTAAGGTTCCTGGGAAGTTAAATGTTACATCTATGCCTCGGGATGATTCAAATCCTGTGAGAAATGTACTTCAACCTGTTGCTGCTCCCATGCCTCCCCCTATGGCTGCTCCAATGTCCACTGCTATGCCAGCCACTACAG TTCCTGTTGCCACAAGGCATATGTCAGAATCTTTCATGGAGTTTGAAGCTAAATCTTCAAGGGATGGTGCGTG GTATGATGTTGCAACCTTTTTGGCCCATAGATATATGGAAACAGGTGATCCG GAAGTACAGGTTCGTTTTGCTGGCTTTGGACCTGAGGAGGATGAGTGGGTTAAAGTTCGCAAGCATCTCAGGCAACGGTCCCTCCCATGTGAAGCATCCGAGTGTGTTGCAGTTCTTCCCGGGGACCTTATTCTTTGTTTTCAG GAAGGTAAAGACCAGGCCCTTTACTTTGATGCTCACGTCCTTGATGCGCAAAGGCGGAGGCATGATGTAAGAGGTTGTCGTTGTAGATTTTTGGTGCGATACGATCATGATCAATCTGAg GAAATTGTACCTTTGAGGAAGGTTTGCCGTCGGCCTGAAACCGATTACAGGCTGCAGCAACTGCATGCCTCAAGTAACACAGAGCAGAAACCTAGCACGAATCCTCCAACAGCCACCACTCCTGCCGAAATGATGCAGAAGCAGCGGAATCGAGATGTATCGAGGACACCAGCCCCAGTAGGAGTTTCCCATGCTAATGTTTCTTCCATAGCTGCACAAACTGCTAAGCCTGAATCTAAAAATGCTGCATTCACCACAACCATTGCTACCTGTACCCCTGCTCAAAACATGCAGGAATGA